In the Topomyia yanbarensis strain Yona2022 chromosome 3, ASM3024719v1, whole genome shotgun sequence genome, one interval contains:
- the LOC131689726 gene encoding probable DNA double-strand break repair Rad50 ATPase isoform X2, with product MSDLEEIGDMSNFDAWLEKDFLSKISRLETECEDSREKIKLLDKDLKKKTIECDILRAKVGKLETVPSNNAASTEKIEGLEKELKRKTMELDILRSKLSNAETKPEASQDLVERVKQLERELKKRIIENGILRGKLTEVESEPSTPDAQEKIDDLVRNLQRTESVVLKEKVKEYEGDHEESERTGELERELKKKSIESDILRSKLKQFESSPGSHQESSDRIRELEKQVKKYQIEADILRGKVSSMETDAADKDDEESSERIEELEKGLQRSTTEGNLLRAKMRMFESESTAAHDSSSEKIDELKKGLRKSTTESQILRSKLSEMENKQTASGVSTHKIEQLEQDLKQKTIENDILRSKVEQLERVPLADSPANAKVEALQKEVRKLKIENDILRSKLNQAEEEPTESQESSDRISELENILKKRTIESDILRAKVTQLECELSPTKNSNERIEDLESELKKKMLENNILKSKITQLEGEVHAHQANSKKGDSQEVRKLKEKHEEVLTKAKELLFERTKTVKTQEMQIKALQNQIENIKEVVTVTKDMLNIRNMEHEQLQTRFENIDGKMKAERERQALLEKKLTASQKLYNDLREEYTKQVELFKDIQKTYAEKIELIKKEVEQVRNARSN from the exons ATGTCTGATTTAGAGGAAATCGGTGATATGAGCAATTTCGATGCCTGGCTGGAGAAAGATTTTCTTAGTAAGATCAGCCGGCTGGAGACGGAGTGTGAGGATTCCCGGGAGAAGATTAAACTGTTGGATAAGGATCTCAAGAAGAAGACTATTGAGTGCGACATTTTGAGGGCAAAGGTGGGAAAGTTGGAAACAGTTCCCTCAAATAATGCGGCTTCAACCGAAAAAATTGAAGGGTTGGAAAAGGAGCTGAAGAGGAAAACTATGGAGCTGGACATTCTGAGATCGAAACTATCCAATGCAGAAACTAAACCGGAAGCTTCACAGGATTTAGTTGAAAGAGTTAAACAGCTAGAGAGGGAGCTGAAAAAGAGGATTATTGAGAATGGCATTTTACGAGGAAAATTAACCGAAGTGGAATCTGAACCGTCTACGCCCGATGCACAGGAAAAGATTGACGATTTGGTGCGGAATCTTCAGCGCACTGAGAGTGTAGTCCTGAAGGAAAAGGTAAAGGAGTATGAAGGAGATCACGAAGAATCCGAGCGAACAGGGGAGCTCGAACGGGAGTTAAAGAAGAAGAGCATTGAGAGTGATATCCTGCGATCGAAACTAAAGCAATTTGAGAGCTCACCTGGGTCCCATCAGGAATCCAGTGACAGAATCAGGGAGCTGGAGAAGCaagtgaaaaaatatcaaatcgAAGCCGACATTTTGAGGGGCAAGGTATCGTCGATGGAAACGGATGCTGCTGACAAGGACGACGAAGAATCGAGCGAGAGGATCGAAGAACTGGAAAAGGGACTTCAGAGAAGCACAACCGAGGGAAACTTACTGCGGGCAAAGATGCGAATGTTTGAAAGCGAATCTACGGCTGCTCATGATTCCAGCAGCGAAAAGATTGACGAACTGAAAAAAGGGCTTAGGAAGAGTACTACCGAGAGCCAGATTCTGCGTTCTAAACTGTCAGAGatggaaaataaacaaactgcTAGTGGTGTCAGTACTCACAAAATAGAGCAACTGGAGCAAGATTTGAAGCAGAAAACTATTGAAAATGACATTCTCCGATCAAAAGTTGAGCAGCTGGAAAGAGTTCCATTGGCTGACAGTCCGGCAAATGCCAAGGTTGAAGCGCTTCAGAAGGAAGTACGCaagttgaaaattgaaaacgacATCCTACGGTCGAAGTTAAATCAAGCCGAAGAAGAACCAACTGAGTCGCAGGAGTCAAGCGATCGTATAAGCGAACTGGAAAACATACTGAAGAAACGCACCATCGAAAGTGATATATTGAGAGCAAAGGTCACGCAGTTGGAATGTGAACTCTCCCCGACCAAGAACTCCAACGAACGGATTGAGGATCTGGAAAGTGAGCTGAAGAAAAAGATGCTCGAAAATAACATTCTCAAATCGAAGATCACTCAGCTGGAAGGGGAAGTGCATGCGCATCAAGCAAACTCGAAGAAGGGCGATTCACAAGAGGTGAGAAAACTGAAGGAAAAACACGAAGAGGTACTCACCAAAGCCAAGGAGCTGCTATTCGAGCGTACGAAAACGGTCAAAACGCAGGAAATGCAAATCAAGGCCCTCCAGAATCAGATCGAAAACATCAAGGAGGTCGTCACCGTCACCAAGGACATGCTGAACATTCGCAACATGGAGCACGAGCAGCTTCAGACCCGCTTCGAAAACATTGACGGCAAAATGAAGGCCGAACGGGAGCGGCAAGCGCTGCTCGAGAAGAAACTGACCGCTTCGCAGAAACTGTACAACGACTTGCGGGAGGAGTACACGAAGCAGGTGGAACTGTTCAAG GATATCCAGAAGACCTACGCCGAAAAGATCGAGCTCATCAAGAAGGAAGTCGAGCAGGTCCGAAATGCAAGAAGCAACTAA
- the LOC131689726 gene encoding probable DNA double-strand break repair Rad50 ATPase isoform X1 has translation MSDLEEIGDMSNFDAWLEKDFLSKISRLETECEDSREKIKLLDKDLKKKTIECDILRAKVGKLETVPSNNAASTEKIEGLEKELKRKTMELDILRSKLSNAETKPEASQDLVERVKQLERELKKRIIENGILRGKLTEVESEPSTPDAQEKIDDLVRNLQRTESVVLKEKVKEYEGDHEESERTGELERELKKKSIESDILRSKLKQFESSPGSHQESSDRIRELEKQVKKYQIEADILRGKVSSMETDAADKDDEESSERIEELEKGLQRSTTEGNLLRAKMRMFESESTAAHDSSSEKIDELKKGLRKSTTESQILRSKLSEMENKQTASGVSTHKIEQLEQDLKQKTIENDILRSKVEQLERVPLADSPANAKVEALQKEVRKLKIENDILRSKLNQAEEEPTESQESSDRISELENILKKRTIESDILRAKVTQLECELSPTKNSNERIEDLESELKKKMLENNILKSKITQLEGEVHAHQANSKKGDSQEVRKLKEKHEEVLTKAKELLFERTKTVKTQEMQIKALQNQIENIKEVVTVTKDMLNIRNMEHEQLQTRFENIDGKMKAERERQALLEKKLTASQKLYNDLREEYTKQVELFKASSVCSTGRISRRPTPKRSSSSRRKSSRSEMQEATNDLEALQRRHPDEVRPGRSFDLREDEDRTGHQCCCQTS, from the exons ATGTCTGATTTAGAGGAAATCGGTGATATGAGCAATTTCGATGCCTGGCTGGAGAAAGATTTTCTTAGTAAGATCAGCCGGCTGGAGACGGAGTGTGAGGATTCCCGGGAGAAGATTAAACTGTTGGATAAGGATCTCAAGAAGAAGACTATTGAGTGCGACATTTTGAGGGCAAAGGTGGGAAAGTTGGAAACAGTTCCCTCAAATAATGCGGCTTCAACCGAAAAAATTGAAGGGTTGGAAAAGGAGCTGAAGAGGAAAACTATGGAGCTGGACATTCTGAGATCGAAACTATCCAATGCAGAAACTAAACCGGAAGCTTCACAGGATTTAGTTGAAAGAGTTAAACAGCTAGAGAGGGAGCTGAAAAAGAGGATTATTGAGAATGGCATTTTACGAGGAAAATTAACCGAAGTGGAATCTGAACCGTCTACGCCCGATGCACAGGAAAAGATTGACGATTTGGTGCGGAATCTTCAGCGCACTGAGAGTGTAGTCCTGAAGGAAAAGGTAAAGGAGTATGAAGGAGATCACGAAGAATCCGAGCGAACAGGGGAGCTCGAACGGGAGTTAAAGAAGAAGAGCATTGAGAGTGATATCCTGCGATCGAAACTAAAGCAATTTGAGAGCTCACCTGGGTCCCATCAGGAATCCAGTGACAGAATCAGGGAGCTGGAGAAGCaagtgaaaaaatatcaaatcgAAGCCGACATTTTGAGGGGCAAGGTATCGTCGATGGAAACGGATGCTGCTGACAAGGACGACGAAGAATCGAGCGAGAGGATCGAAGAACTGGAAAAGGGACTTCAGAGAAGCACAACCGAGGGAAACTTACTGCGGGCAAAGATGCGAATGTTTGAAAGCGAATCTACGGCTGCTCATGATTCCAGCAGCGAAAAGATTGACGAACTGAAAAAAGGGCTTAGGAAGAGTACTACCGAGAGCCAGATTCTGCGTTCTAAACTGTCAGAGatggaaaataaacaaactgcTAGTGGTGTCAGTACTCACAAAATAGAGCAACTGGAGCAAGATTTGAAGCAGAAAACTATTGAAAATGACATTCTCCGATCAAAAGTTGAGCAGCTGGAAAGAGTTCCATTGGCTGACAGTCCGGCAAATGCCAAGGTTGAAGCGCTTCAGAAGGAAGTACGCaagttgaaaattgaaaacgacATCCTACGGTCGAAGTTAAATCAAGCCGAAGAAGAACCAACTGAGTCGCAGGAGTCAAGCGATCGTATAAGCGAACTGGAAAACATACTGAAGAAACGCACCATCGAAAGTGATATATTGAGAGCAAAGGTCACGCAGTTGGAATGTGAACTCTCCCCGACCAAGAACTCCAACGAACGGATTGAGGATCTGGAAAGTGAGCTGAAGAAAAAGATGCTCGAAAATAACATTCTCAAATCGAAGATCACTCAGCTGGAAGGGGAAGTGCATGCGCATCAAGCAAACTCGAAGAAGGGCGATTCACAAGAGGTGAGAAAACTGAAGGAAAAACACGAAGAGGTACTCACCAAAGCCAAGGAGCTGCTATTCGAGCGTACGAAAACGGTCAAAACGCAGGAAATGCAAATCAAGGCCCTCCAGAATCAGATCGAAAACATCAAGGAGGTCGTCACCGTCACCAAGGACATGCTGAACATTCGCAACATGGAGCACGAGCAGCTTCAGACCCGCTTCGAAAACATTGACGGCAAAATGAAGGCCGAACGGGAGCGGCAAGCGCTGCTCGAGAAGAAACTGACCGCTTCGCAGAAACTGTACAACGACTTGCGGGAGGAGTACACGAAGCAGGTGGAACTGTTCAAG GCCTCCTCCGTTTGTTCCACCGGCAGGATATCCAGAAGACCTACGCCGAAAAGATCGAGCTCATCAAGAAGGAAGTCGAGCAGGTCCGAAATGCAAGAAGCAACTAATGACCTGGAAGCACTTCAGCGCCGTCATCCGGATGAGGTACGACCCGGCCGTAGTTTTGATCTGCGCGAGGATGAGGATCGCACCGGTCACCAGTGTTGTTGTCAAACGTCGTGA